Genomic window (Drosophila ananassae strain 14024-0371.13 chromosome 3L, ASM1763931v2, whole genome shotgun sequence):
ACCTGATAACGAAAGCTAATAAACCCGATTACGTCAAATTAGCCGATAAGGGCCAATTGATGGTTCTACGAATAGTTTTTCTTTGCGACGattggattttaaatttacACGATTAAGATACAAGATGATTCAGAACCGACAAATTCGACAAGATTGCAGCGATAAGACCCGGAACTCGGACACTTAAAGTTTAGGATAGTTACAATAAAGTATAAAGTACCCCCTGCATCATTGCCTATAATGGATCCACTTCCAATGCACGCCACATACTAGTATGTACCTCCTCGGTGATTCATCCGGCAAACGGATGTGCCGCTTTTGGGGACAATGCAAGGGCTATGTCGTCCAGGACATCCTGTGCCACCTTGGACTTACCTTCCAGACTATATTCTACGATGAGCTTGTCCAATGCTGGACAGTCTGCTCTCAATTCCGCGAAAATTATCTTCCGCAACGCCTCGAAGTGCTTATGTGCTCTCTCCATATCCCGCGGCGCGATGTCTATGTATTttcctatatattttttgattatttggTTCTGCTTATCGGTTTTGCCCGCTGGCTTCGTGCGCCTTTCTGCGATCATTTTGTAAATCTTAATGGTTTGAAATTGCTTACGGCTAGCACGCCCGTCAGTCTTGGAGCTAAATATGGGCAAAACGCCAAAGTAAAAGCTTATCAGAAGTGGCATGAAATCGCAATATGAATAAAAAGCTTTTAAGGAAATATTTGATGTTTAGTATTTCATAATGAAAGATAGCTCTCACTCAAAATTGTAGTTTTCTGAATTACTTTCGACATCCATTTCCTCTCAAACAAGTGGACATATTTTGGATATCCTTGGATAGCGAACAATTTAGCTTCTTTTGGGCAGACAAGATGCAGTTTTTCAGAAATATACCAAAGGAATGAATAAACTAGACACTAAGAACAAGATTGCTTTTCACGTTTGTACAAAATCACTTCGGCCAAAccaagtttttgttttattcagTTGATGAACAATTACTATTAATATTGTGAGCCCGGCTAGCGGGTTGGACTGCTTAGTGACCCGCGGTGGCGGCCTTGGCAGCGATCTCGTCCTCCTTAGCGTGCAGGGCAATGAGTTCCTGCTTCTTGGTGGCGATGCGCTCCTCGCGGCGCTTGCGTGCCTCGCGCACCTTCTGTCGGCGAGCCTCGGCCTGGTCAGCCAGCATCTTGCTGCGCTGCTTCTCGGCCTTCTTCTTGTGGATGTACTCCATGAGGACGCGCTTGTTCTTGAACACGTTACCCTTGCACTTCATGTACAGGTCGTGGTACAGATGGCGATCGATCTTCTTGCTGTCGCGGTACTTCTTCAGCAGACGACGCAGGACGCGCTGGCGCTGCATCCACAGCAGCTTGGTGGGCATGCGGGCGTTCGCTGTACCCTTGCGCTTACCGAAGCCGCAGTGGCGACCCTTGCGACGGGCCTCAGTGTTCTTGCGGACGCGGTAGCGGGAGTGGACCACGACGGGCTTCTTGATGATCAGACCATCCTTGATCAACTTGCGGATGTTTTGGCCTACAAGGGAAAGGAGTTTAGTCAGATTGTCCGGCTCAACTGGGGCCTTACTTACGCGAGTTTGTGTTGGCGATCTCGTTGATTTCATTGGGATCCAACCAGACCTTCTTCTTGCCGCATCGCAGTACGGAGGCTGCGAGCCTCTTTTGGAGCTTTAGAGAACTGCAAGTGGAAAACACAACGTTGATTAGAGGTGCTGTTCAGCGTGCTACGTgcaggtgtgtgtgtgtgtgcggcgCATGTTTGGTTATTTCACAATTGCCGGGCTAAAATGAATGGCACTGGCCTCTGGTGTCCTGTAGCATTTAACCAGCCTGTAGCCGCACACTTGCGCACATTTTATCACAGAGAAAGACGGCCAAAAAGCCAAATCACTTTATACCTCATGTCGACCCTTGCTCGTCGTGGATgggaaagaaagaaaaatttgACAACCGGATGTTGGCACCATTTTTCAGAGGTGGACGCGCAATCGATATATATCGATAGCTTTCTGGTAGGTGTCTTGTCGGACTTATATTAAGAAGATAAAGCAACGTTTCAAATCAAAATCGGGATtggaattattattaatcttattttttagtttGACCCTTGTCGTTTTAAATctaaaaatcaatattttcttcCGATTTGAAGTGAGTCCGATTGTGTGCTAGTTCATATTGGGAACTGGTTCGCTATTCAGAACCGGAATTTTCCTGCTGTTCAACACTGGTCTGGCCAGTACTAGACAACGGTGCACTGCTGTgcaataacaaaaatattttttttggctacCAATTGCATCGAGCCGAAAAGTAAAATTATGGCCATGCAACACGCACTGAAACGGTGCCTGGGCATAGCACGGGTGCCTCTTATACGCGTCCACTCCGGGGCAACAGTTGCCGCTATTGGTCAACGGGAATCTGGGCCCCGAGCGTTCCTCACGCAACCGGCCAGGCGTTCATTTGCCTCACTGCCACAGGaggagaagaaaaagaaggagcCGGAAGAGAGTAGGGAGAGCCTCAATAGGCTTCCCCGGCTCATGGAATTTCCAGAGATAATTTGGCCCTCGGCGCTGAACACGCTCAAGAATTGGATAACCATCCAGTTCATAATCCGCCCCTACTTCGACAGCGAATTTCAGCTGAAGGACTTTATATTCGGCGCAAAGCAGGCGCTGCAGGTGAGTTGAACTGCATTCTAGTGAGATCTCCGAATCCCAAGATGTGCGATAGGTAGTTTCCTCAAGACTGATGGGCGGTGATCTGGACTCGCTGGACAACTTGGTCGCTCCCGAAGCTATTTCTGAGCTGCGTCCCGTGATACAGAAGCTATCGATGACGCAACGGCGGCAATTGGAGATCAAGGAGAGCGACATCTACCTCAGTTTTCCCTACCAGGTGGGCATCATGTTCGACGAGGCCAACGACAAGCTCCAGAAGCGCTTCGTTGAGATCACCATGGTCTTCCACGTGATGCGCGGCCTGTCCGAGATGCGAGAGCGCGGCGAAGAGATACCGTGGAACATGGGGTGAGTTGGAGATACTTATAGGGGCTGCAGACGGCATGGATTACGTCTTACTTCTTACAGGACCCTGCCCGAGTACCAGGACAAAGTGTTCATATGCAACTATCGATTCATCAAGGAGTTTACGGCCGGTCAGCAGTCGGACTGGACCATTAATGTGGCGAACCACTTTCGGGCCATCGACCTGATCAACGACTCAAAATAACACCTGTTCCTAGCCGACCTGGCATAGCCGATATTGTCCCCCTTCGTTGGAATAAAAGTTTCGTTTGCCGCATTTAGGtataaaaaactataattttacTGTGGATCTCTGTGGAGTTAAATTAGGATTCATGTGTGCGAATGAGTGCGTGTCGCGTTGGAGAGGTGCTCCGGTTAATGCTGCTTCTTCAGAGCTGCATCGTGCTTGGCGCGGTAGATTCCCTTGGAGTCGTACTTGTCGAGCAGCAGCTTCCACTCGCCGGCGCGGTGGGAGCGCAAGAAGTTGATAACCTTCTCGGAGTTGCGTCGCTGCACTTCCGTGCACTTGGAGCACTCGGACTGCAGGGCGTCGGGCAGAAGGCGCTTGAGCTCACGGCCCTCCGGGGTGCAGGGACCCTTCTCCATCAGGCATTTGAGGTAGTTGTTCAGTACTCGGTCGTTGCCCAGCACCTCGTCCACGTTAACGTTGTCGAACTTGTTGGTGTACTGCTTCTGAGGAGCAGCGGCCACCAAGCTCACGGCAACCAGACACACAGCAATGGCCAGCGAAGCTTTCATCTTGGAGCAGAGGGATGTAGAGGAGCTGGAATAAAAGGCGGGAGGTGTTACCACGGGTAAGCTATGTTATTTTGGCTAATTGCTAAAAAGTTTTCCGGAACAGGCTTTGCGAGTAGGTGAGCTGTGAGCGCCGAACATCTTATTAGAAGGCGTCGCCGAGTCTCGTCGGGGAGAGAATCATCTCAGGCGATGGCTGCGCTGCCCATTTTTTGTcatctgtttttgtttttgtcatcATGCATTATTAATGGCCCTTGGCTTATATATCGCGTATGCATACTAATTGCTGTTTGCTgagtttaatattttacaaagAAGATTTCACAATTTCACGACCACGTCGCCGTCCAGCAGCTTTCGTGtccaaaatatttaaatccgTGCGGCTAGTTGTTGGACTCTGGCGGGCCATTTACCGTTAACTGGCCCAGAGCCAGCTCCGCGCTGGATGTACGGTTTACGCAACCACCCTGGCTCCACCCGGTCCATGGCGGGTTTCCTCGTTCCTAGTCGGCTAGTTGGAATGGCTAGTTGGCTTACTCACTTCTTTTCGGAGCGATGTGGCCTGTTCAGTGGCGGAGTGGATGTGCGAACGACGACTGCACAGCTTGGATTGCGAGATGTTAGCCTGTATGCCTGGCTTTTATACAAGGAGCTTTGCCCGCGGCTACACTGCGCGCAATTGCCAGTGCTCTCTGGGCGCACTCCGAGCTTTCCGCACAGTGTACCCAGTGTAGCCCCAAAGCTGACAAACCGAACCGGATTTTCGATGACTGACTTAGGTTTTTTCATACGAATTTCGGCAAGCAgtctgccagccagccagccagctagcCAGCGGAGTTGGGCCGGCGGTTCAAAGGGTGGAATGGGATTAGGAGTGTTTTTTTTATCACAGATTTATCTCTCTGTTTGCTCGCATACAAAACACACAATTCGTAGGAAAAGCATTGACGTAcgtgaaaatttaaatttcagcTGTCGCCGTTGATTTTGCCAGTCGCTCGAGTTCGGTTTCCGAGTCTTTCTGGATTTAACGATCGCACTTTGTTGCCAGTGCTGTTGTGTGGTAATCACTTTTAtgcatttccattttcatttcccTTTTAATTATCTTTAGCCCCATGGATCGCACGCACCAGTCTAGACTTAACCAGATTTCGAAAGCTCtttcgagtgtgtgtgtggggatTGTTTGGGAGTTGGATTCGATTTGTTTTCGATTTCGGCTTCGCTTTTAGTCTATTTGATTATATCCCGACCGGGGCTGAGTAATTGGGGATTTACCCAGAAGCACCAGCACCCCGCCCATGTGGACACTTTTTGGCCGTGCCAAGCATGACTTGGGGGTTTCCTGGATCAGCCTCAACGGTCAGCCGTACTTGAGTCCAACTTGAGGCTAATGGGGCCCAGTTTATGCTGATAATTCTAGCTCTGGTGGGGGCAACAAAATAATGGGccataaaaccaaaaatacacTTTATACTCTCGCAAAATCATGAGTGCTTTGCGCGTTTACGACTGCGAGATGCTACTCTGACGTTGGCGATTCTTCGACCGTCTGCGGCGGATCGTTTTCAGTTGGACCTGGGCCAGGAGGGTCAATAAATCACCGGCCTGACCCGTCCGTCACTCCAACTGTGACATAACTCCGGCGAAACAGCTCGCGACTTGTACGCTGCCGTGTCCGGCGATTAACGTTTAAATTGGGGCATCCTTAGCCCCGAGCTCTCGTCGCCCAGTTCGCTAAATCGATTTATGCAAATGCGAGTCGAGAGTGGTCGACAGGAGAGGAAAAAACCAGGCTGACGGGGGACAAAGGGTTGCTTACCTTGAATCCGATCATCAGGGCATCAGCCAGAGCCGGAGCCATCGGGGAGGCTATCATGCGGCATGTGCAAAAGTTCAGGTTCAGGAAAGAGATGACTGCGCAAGCAAGgcgaatcgaatcgaaaagTAAACAAACCGCAAAGTACACAACTGCCGACACGGCCGAGCCGAAGAAATACTAATAACATGAAAAAATTAAACGACAGATTGAATAAAACGCAAAATAAATCTTTGGCTGGTACGTGCCCAAGTTTTCATTGTCACGGGATTGGGATTGTGAGCCGCGCGGCGGCACAAAAGCAAGGCGTTTCGTCGCGACCTCAAACCACTAAGCCGCACCTGGGAGGGCGGGGCGGAGGCCCTGCGGAGGCTGACCTGCTCGGGTAGCCCTCGCCGCCGAGGAGGAGTAGGAAGACGCGCCAGCGTCTGGGCCGGTCGGGACTGACAGATAAGGTGAAATGAGGCACATTCAATTTTCAACTTAATCGTATATTACGCAACCACTCCGCTGATAGTGCATCGGCAGTAGTGGCACCTTCTAGCCTAAGTCTATGTCATACATAAGTATATACACGGTCTGGTCTAGGAACTATTCCGCCAGACAGGCACTATTTGACAGCCAGATCGCTGAGCTGCCCGGGTGGCGCAGGGACGGGGGTGGTGGGCTGGAACTTCGTCTCAAGCATGACGTTGCTGGTGCCGTCGCCGCAGACCTTGCGGTAGAACTCCACGTAACTGAGGTCGCCCCAGATCACCCGGATGGCCTTGAGGGCGCTCCACAAGGCCAGAAGCAGCAGGAACGCCATGCACCAGGGCTGCATGTGAGGCACCACGTTCACGTTGATCCACATAAGGCACTTCACGAATCCCGGCAGCTCACCCATATCCTGGAAGAAAGTGGTGATGAGTTTTGCTGGAATTGTGTCTAGGATCGGGGTACTTACAAACTCATACCAGAAACTGGGGAGCATCATGTTACTGTACTTCTTCAGGCGGCCGCCAAAAGTGAGATCCGGAACTGGGATGTTGGATTGGAAACGGTACTTTTCCGACACCGGAATGCCCGTGACGGGCTCCAGCAGGATGTAGGGCTGGTGCTTTTCCATGTTGGGCGTGTAGCCCTCGTAGTGGTCGCTCCAGTTGTAGCTGCTTCCGTAGAAGTGCGGCATCGAGAAGGCCGATGGGGCGCCGTCTTTCAGAGGAAAAATAAACCGTAACCGTAAGTAACTGAGCAAAGAAAAACCTCATACGCTGGACCACTCACTTATCACACACTTAGAGACGTCGAACATGCCGTCAGGCAGCTGGTAGGCGAAGCTCTTGGCCAGACATGGCGGCGGCTTCTGGTGCTCCTGCAGCAGTGTGAAGCGGTAAGTGTCGAAGGCTTCGAATTTCTCAGTGCCCACGTAGGTAAGGGGAAGGACGCGGCAGGACTCCGCGGCCACGATCTCCAGAGGTGTGTCCGGCTGTACAAAGGGCGGGTACAGGGAGTTGTCCAGGGCTCCAGTCACATTGTAGGGGCACTCGGATGAGTCGAATTCGCGCAAACGCTCCCATTGCTCTCGGATGATCTGCTGGCCATTGAGGGTTTCGACGCGGAAGAAGTTCTCGAGACCCTGTTCCGGTCCAATCTTCACCGTGTAGACCTCCTCCTTGTCCTTGAGAGCCTGGCGGAGGGAAACTAAGATTAGAATGCCGGGAAAGAGCCAACCCACTTACATTGTGCAGCACCGCCACATTGGCGGACAACGTAGACACCATGGAGACACCTTTGAGAAAGTCACCCGTCAGCTCCCAGAGGAACCAGTGGATTGTGTTGGTAAGGAACTCCTTCTCATTCATAAGGATGAGATCGTAGCCAAAGGGCATCATTGGCTTTAGCTTCGCGGCTGCCCCCAAGAGTACGGAGTTCACGGCCGTAATATTCCAAGTGAGCACATCGGGAGCCACACTCTCCTCGGGCAGGAACTCCACTACACGGTAGCGGTGCTTTGAATACGTGACGTGCGTCTCGTTCCGCTCCAGGATGTCGTTGTAGCCCACGACCTTGTAGCTGATGGGCCCGATCTCCTGGATCTTCAGCCGCTTGTCCCGGCCGCTAGCGAACTCGGCGGCATTGGTCACGTTGAAGACGAAGCTCTTCAACACCCCGAACGGGGAGTTTATCCAGCTGTCCATGGTGGGCATCTCCTGGCGGAAGCGGACGTGCTGCTCCGCCACCAGGATAGGGTAGTCCACCCCGATGGACAGCACAAACAGGTAGGTGCTGAGTCCTCCGAGGACCAGGCAGAGCACTACTTTCACCCACTGCATGAACTTCATGTTGGGTTTTTTGGATGCTGGGGACGGAGGTGGCACTGAATAGACTGATTCACGTCCGATCGGCAGAAAACACGCGATCCGTTTGAGTCGAAAATCCAGGCCTTTCGGCAGAATTTACACTCGCTTATCACCACTGCCCAGTCCTCGGCCTCCGTCCTCGCGTCCCTCTGGTGCCGCATTTGGGTGTGAGTCCAAACGGAATGAAAACAAAGTGTATAAAATCAAATAGCAGAAAGGCTATCAGCCGCGTCTCGGCGGGAGCTGCTTCCAGATTTTCTCCGCTGGCCTCTCTGGGGATTAACGGCGATAACGAGACAACTCTGACCCTAAAACAGGCATTACGCAAATGGCAATTGATATTAGTTCCGAGGGAGGAGTGGCTCTTCCTTCTGCCCTGCCCCGGCAGGCTGCTGCAGCCCCCGCCCGCAGCCTCCGCCGACTGCCACAGGGGGTCCTCCGCGGAGTCGGCAGGTGTGGCTGCCCTGCACTTGATCTACGTCGCTGCTGGCCCGGCTGCGGAGGTCGCCTTATCAGGCTCAGACGGGCACAGACCGAGCCGCTTATCGGTCCGCGGTCAGCCGACCGTACAGCGGCGGACAAATGACTCGCCATTAAAACGCCGCTTCTGCCGGCCGGCCGATCTCGTCCAGAGTGCAGGAGACATCTTAATGGCCGTGCAGCAGAATCCGGTCTGGCCGCCGGCTTTAGTGTCTTCTGTTGGAGGGGAAATTGGTGCTAACACAACTATTAAACATTGTACGATCAAGTGATAAGGCGAGAGCTGCCAACGAAAGTGAACTGATTATTACGTGTTAATGGCTTGtttacttttattaaaaatgaggCAGTCCCCTAATACCACTTGTCGATTTAAGACAACATAAACTTTATGATTTGTTTCATGTTCCTTTTTTGAAGAGAGACCCAACAGTCTTATTAATGATTTTCCGGTCTGGGTTCAGCTCGAAGACAGCTTCCCagttgcatactttttggaGACTTTCGAAACCCCCGTCAGAGTACTGAGTTCTAGGGATAACTATGCAGTAGCCCCTCTGATCAGAGTATTCCGAAACCATTCGTGGAGAACCATCGTTGTCCCTAGATGGGTCGGAAATAAGGTATTCGGTGGCATgtctaattaaaataatatcgTACTTTATTGTACACATTAGAGATTATAAATCGTACATTCGATCGACggaattatgtatttttgGGATGGAAGCTCTCGACGCGGCGCTCGTCCAGCCTTTCCGGCCTAATGAAGCACATTTGTATGGAGGACGGATCATTTAGTTTATTTGAGAAACGTTTCGGGTTTTGTGACAACTGACTCGTATCTAGACATACAATTTGAGCGGGGGTCTGGGATCGGCTTCTGTTTTGGTATAACAATCGGAGTCTAAGTCGAAGCTTTGAGCCTTAAGCGATCACGACTGTTTCATAAGACTACACATCAAAAATTTTCATAACGATACTTACAACAATAACCTACATACAATAcaatagatacagatacagattaCAGATTACGGATTACAGATTACAGATACACATAGACATACAAATACATACAAGTCTCCCAGCTCCATTTTATCTAGACTACAGAGACGCATCCTTGCCCGGGCCGGGTGGACCCGGGCGAATGGCCGTGGTATtgggaatggaaatgggaTCGTTCCCAACTAAGGATAAGCTAAATCTAAGACACCCAGGGACCCGACTGCCACCGAAGGCTGCGACTAGAAGATGCGGCATCTAGTATCTGGCGGGCTGGTTGTCTTTGTTCTGCTTCTTGTTCATGTCCACCTGGGCGGTGGCCAGGTAGTTGGAGCCCTCCAGGTGCAGGGTGCTCTGCCGGTGCGAGTTGCGGATGAGGCAGAACGTCGAgaggaggagcaggaccaCCCCCAGGGCGCATAGGCCGACGATGAGCCCCACGCGGATCTTGGGCGGCACCTGCTCGGCGAAGCGCATCAGGTCGGTGACCTCGTCGGGCAGGCTATCGATGCCCTCCTCGAACCAGAGGATGGGGAAGATGATGTCCGGGAAGTTGGCCACCTGCTTGATGTCGAACACCTGGCTCACGGCCAGATTAATTTGGATGCGGGCGCGCACTCGCAGCGTGGTTCCCATTTTCTGTGGTTACGGAATGCGTTAAAATACGGAAGGACATGAATATCTTCACGAGGGGTATCTTACAGGCTGCACGTCGAAGAAGAACTGATGCTTCTCCTTCTGGGGCGGCGAGATGCCGTCCACTTGGGTCCTGAGGCTGTCGTCGGCCAGGTAGAAGTGGGGGAAGCTCAGCATAATGGGCGAATCTTTGGAAAATTGACAATTAGTGACTTGTCTTATAAGGGTATAATCCCAATCTGCATACCGTATTGGCACAGCGACACGTTGAAGAGCCCGTTGGGGGAGCAAGAGGGCTTGCCGGCTGGGCAGAAGCACATGTTGTCCGGATGGCTGTCGACGTCGGCAAAGACCCACTCCGGCGGGGTGAAGCGGTAGCCGGGCACCTCGTTGGACGTGACCACCTCCTTCTCGAAGACCAGCGGCAGCAGGCGGCACAGGTCCTTGTCGTAGACGTAGAGCACCCGGTCGTGGTCGATGTGCGGGGGGAAAATGGAGCCGTCAGTGCCGTCCAGACGGTTGCAGTTGTCGGTGGTCCAGTGGGGCAGGTGCGTGCGTCCGTTAAACTTGTCTATGATGCCGTACTTCTCGATGTCGTCCACGCCCGTGTTCACGGTGACTCGGTCGGAGGAGGTTCCGTTCTTGCCGTACAGCAGACCGAACTCCTCGTACGGCAGCTTCTGTTCCTTGGGCACCACGTCCTTGGCCAGCTTGAGCAGCGGATCCTCGTAGCCCCAGAGTAGCTGGCCGACGGAGACCTGAACGAAGGGCTTGATCTTGAGGATGTCCATGATGCTGGCCATAGCCAAGCGAAGGAATCTGAAAGATCGGAGTTGTAGGTCAAGTTCAATGGGTTCCCAGGCTCTCGGGCATGTGGACGTCTTACCTGGCCGCGTGCTTGCTCTGGGAGGTGGCGCTGAGCATGGGAATGTTGGGGACAATCACCACGTCGTCTTCGGGGCCTACGGAGAGGTCTTCGCGGAAGGTGTAGATCTTGCGCAGATTGTAGCTGAGGGTGCCATTGTCGTTTGAGACGATGTTAACCTTTTCCCAGGTCTCGCTATGGTACGGGATTGGGACATGCTCGTATTAGGCTTTTTGGAGAGGGCGGGGAGACCACTTACCTGTAGACGTAGGGGCCCACCTCGTCGACAATGGCCTTAGAGCCGTTGCTGAGGAAGTCGTCGGCATTGGTCACGTTGTAGATGTACAGACTGATGCGCGGCTCCACCGGCGGCTTGGCCCACCAGCCGAAGGTCTTGGCGCCGGGACGCAGGGCCACCATGCGGTCCACGACGGCATCGATCAGCACGGAAAACTCGCAGGCCACCACAATGCCGCCTATTATCAGCGCCGCGGCCACCACGATCGTAATCCCTGGAAAAGCGATGCGAAATTTCCGAACAATTGATCACAAAGTGCATAAATTACGGAGTGTGTGAGTCAGCCCCATCTGGGAGCAGCCTTGGGGAATCTACAGCGCACTGGCTAATATTTGCACTGGGCTTATAAATATTGATGTTGCGAAAGGCAACAGAATGGGAATCGAAATAGAGGGAATCGGATGAATCAGTGCCCCTGCGACCTCAAGCCGCAGTGTGTAATACCTCTGAACTTTGCCACCCCATTAGGCGCTATTAACCAATTAAGTATTCATTTAAATGGTGCCACTTGAAAGTGGAGAGGCAACTAGAACCTGATTCAGAGGGAGTCTTCGGAGGCAGAAGCTCCCTGGAAAAGTACAACGCAAAAGCGAGTGCTGAGTTTGGAAAGGGGAAAGGTTGGGAAATCGGAAGAACCGCCACATCCAGTTTGTCCTCCCCACCAGCTGAGTTAATAGGAATATTTCGAGCTAAGACCAGTCTAACCAGTCGGACACTGGCAAAAACCAGAGAGCCCAGCACGTGGAGTTATGGCCACAACAAAAAGCTATTTCAATTGCCTCGACTGCGTACTAGCCTCCCCCTGGGACTGGCCCGGGTTGTGGGATTATGGCACAAATCGATGCGGAAATCCATATGGAAATGCACCGCGGTGAAGAATGTCGTTATGTAAACTACTGCTCATGGGCTGGGGCGTTGGGGCTTTCATCTCGAACCCAAATCGTATACTTACACCACTTTCGGAGGTAGGTGCTGGACAGCTTTGTGCAGAGCTTGTGTTTGGGGCCGTTCATGGTGATCTGTCCTCTGAGGGGTTGGAGTCGGAGTCGGGGTTGGGGCTGGGGCAGatgctgtttctgttgttgtggttgttgaGGTTGCTGGGTTAAGAGTGAACCGCCTTGCAGTTGTTAActagaaaaacaaaataaattaaataccaAGCAAATCGggttgttttaattttagaatAGACAGGGGGACCTAGAGATCCGATAAGCAGCCCCACCGGTTATGCCGTAGAATCTGTACGATCCGGGCAATCTATAATCTGTAATTACGGGAACGCAATCATTCAATATCGGAGCTGCTTCTCTGGCATTGGTCTCGGCCATCAACTCGGCCATATTCTTTCTCCCCAAGTGTGGGGAGCCGCATAGTGTGGCCTACGGGTTGATGCGCCCCAAGACCTCAGACACGTTTCGGGGCGTGTTGGCCTTGGGGCTGTTTTGACATCGCTGGCTTGTCGCGTTTTTCGGTTTAAAAGCTGATTTATCACAGCGGAGCACAAAGGcggaaaaaactgaaaacaaatCGAAGAGACTTTGCTTTGGGGGACTGTCTCCAGAACCTTCGCGTCAGCACAACTAGTTTGTGGGGCTAATTGCTctacttccacttccacttcgaCATCGACATCGACAGCGACTCAGTCTCGACATGAGCATGCCCTTCCTGGCAGGGACGGACCTTGGAGCTCAGCGACTGGGAGCAATTAAGCTCTCGTTAATGGGCCGCCAGGCTCCGAAAGCGAATCTGAAGCCGGAGGAACCTTGACCGAGGCCAGGGCTACGCGATCGCAAACCCAAACGCGAATACGAATGCgaaacagatacagatacatatgTACGTGCATCTTTTATCTTGGGGCCCGTGCGTAAACAGACacgttttttattattgacgaTTCCAGGCATAGCGCCATTCGGCCATTATTCATATTCATAAGCAAAAGCAGAGGGCCAAACGAAATTAAATCGAGCCGGAGTGGTTTCGTTGGATAATGGCTACGGCTAATGGCCAGCCGGGCTATTTGCAGGCCTGGCACGGCCCGGGGACCATAGAAACACAGTTTAATTGCCGATCCCTGATAGCCGATCGCTCCCGGGTGCATACAAACTGGGGTGCTTATCACGGGCCCGGATGGGCCACACTCCGGCTGGCCGAAACAGGCAGCGGTAGCGATTCCGATTCTAGACCAGGTTCTGCGGTTCTCCACTTC
Coding sequences:
- the LOC6494378 gene encoding lysosome membrane protein 2 isoform X1, yielding MNGPKHKLCTKLSSTYLRKWWITIVVAAALIIGGIVVACEFSVLIDAVVDRMVALRPGAKTFGWWAKPPVEPRISLYIYNVTNADDFLSNGSKAIVDEVGPYVYSETWEKVNIVSNDNGTLSYNLRKIYTFREDLSVGPEDDVVIVPNIPMLSATSQSKHAARFLRLAMASIMDILKIKPFVQVSVGQLLWGYEDPLLKLAKDVVPKEQKLPYEEFGLLYGKNGTSSDRVTVNTGVDDIEKYGIIDKFNGRTHLPHWTTDNCNRLDGTDGSIFPPHIDHDRVLYVYDKDLCRLLPLVFEKEVVTSNEVPGYRFTPPEWVFADVDSHPDNMCFCPAGKPSCSPNGLFNVSLCQYDSPIMLSFPHFYLADDSLRTQVDGISPPQKEKHQFFFDVQPKMGTTLRVRARIQINLAVSQVFDIKQVANFPDIIFPILWFEEGIDSLPDEVTDLMRFAEQVPPKIRVGLIVGLCALGVVLLLLSTFCLIRNSHRQSTLHLEGSNYLATAQVDMNKKQNKDNQPARY
- the LOC6494378 gene encoding lysosome membrane protein 2 isoform X2 yields the protein MDYDVLFPLLIRITIVVAAALIIGGIVVACEFSVLIDAVVDRMVALRPGAKTFGWWAKPPVEPRISLYIYNVTNADDFLSNGSKAIVDEVGPYVYSETWEKVNIVSNDNGTLSYNLRKIYTFREDLSVGPEDDVVIVPNIPMLSATSQSKHAARFLRLAMASIMDILKIKPFVQVSVGQLLWGYEDPLLKLAKDVVPKEQKLPYEEFGLLYGKNGTSSDRVTVNTGVDDIEKYGIIDKFNGRTHLPHWTTDNCNRLDGTDGSIFPPHIDHDRVLYVYDKDLCRLLPLVFEKEVVTSNEVPGYRFTPPEWVFADVDSHPDNMCFCPAGKPSCSPNGLFNVSLCQYDSPIMLSFPHFYLADDSLRTQVDGISPPQKEKHQFFFDVQPKMGTTLRVRARIQINLAVSQVFDIKQVANFPDIIFPILWFEEGIDSLPDEVTDLMRFAEQVPPKIRVGLIVGLCALGVVLLLLSTFCLIRNSHRQSTLHLEGSNYLATAQVDMNKKQNKDNQPARY